The proteins below come from a single Zea mays cultivar B73 chromosome 8, Zm-B73-REFERENCE-NAM-5.0, whole genome shotgun sequence genomic window:
- the LOC103637433 gene encoding ATP-dependent helicase rhp16 → MEFYEALYTQSVTQFDAYVDAGTLMNNYAHIFDLLTRLRQAVDHPYLVAYSKTAGHPEGMKNEGNESMESQCGICHNLAEDVVCKTVVILIIPIL, encoded by the exons ATGGAATTCTATGAAGCTTTGTACACTCAGAGTGTCACACAATTTGATGC ATATGTAGATGCTGGAACACTGATGAATAACTACGCTCATATCTTCGATCTTCTCACAAGGTTGAGGCAG GCTGTTGATCATCCCTATCTTGTAGCATATTCTAAAACAGCAGGACATCCTGAAGGAATGAAGAATGAAGGAAACGAGTCCATGGAGAGCCAATGTGGTATATGTCATAATTTGGCTGAAGATGTTGTTTGCAAAACTGTAGTGATTTTGATCATCCCTATCTTGTAG
- the LOC103637434 gene encoding pre-mRNA splicing factor SR-like 1 — protein MEIQSSGRSIEGLMDKVLSVNILSSDYFKELFKYKTYHEVIDEIYNQVDHVEPWMTGNCRGPSSAFCLLYKLLFTMKLTVKQMHGLLKHQDSPYIRADAKW, from the exons ATGGAGATCCAGTCGTCAGGCCGCTCCATCGAGGGGCTGATGGATAAGGTGCTGTCCGTGAACATCCTCTCCTCGGACTACTTCAAGGAGCTCTTCAAGTACAAGACCTACCACGAGGTCATCGATGAGATCTACAACCAGGTGGACCACGTCGAGCCCTGGATGACCGGCAACTGCCGCGGGCCCTCCTCCGCCTTCTGCCTCCTCTACAAGTTATTATTCACCATGAAGCTCACCGTCAAACAGATGCACGGCCTGCTCAAGCACCAGGACTCCCCCTACATCAGAGCT GATGCCAAGTGGTAG
- the LOC103636243 gene encoding B3 domain-containing protein Os03g0120900 isoform X1: MEEPRRPRFFKVLVVDFARRIEIPQGFLCHFPEGRDRKPGTTAVASAKVVLTNAEGSSIWPVALESTDGRVFLTTGWPKFVEDNRLGKGEILIFKYHGRMRFVVSIFGVDAVEKAGRWSARSGAQAAEKTGTMQRNTKGDEHISSQGTAGFLDSHEVVCSKDYLETYLSEETMEDDKAKAVAEVMKTLRVDKLTVDLFCAILCLCEWKVEAAAEYFNFCRGKPQIPEKSLKQKFVFQCKFFYYFVVFHFCIVTRLSCLSPVDFVKGQLQRFFPEDYDSEKIKKNNIESPNLSDQPLQRDLIVAPVKRRLVDEFKSCDLSHRQKRKVKLQGNSLQTQTPRRSPRLVNVNNTCNKNKKVSKGRAKVLKTPPDATDQVKDRAHKSCLLDEKLDNALKAVHEEATGSLSQDLRKLDSPRCEVGLSKEHGHDQGDTGKMLDEVSDVENSKEHVGSDAMGNSESYMSTYCVEPLPTNSRLTAYSRINELSFTWKHSQHASSLEKVLLDIQRDNFVNTIARIQKIVRDDPSDVLSADVIEATVQIEILKWGLCLQDKCAHKIVNTMLDYAKKVKGRHNFNTEMRKEEFSAKLQDLLKWQLKELEFKYTSLESDYKKAMADASNFFSTFEEHRKKLHAIKDGIKDLQQACMTKDDEMQKLALQVAEHATAYQKSIMEKVRVKMALKSHEQTLGYIKEQLASAESGSIDVGALVKIEMDNMSREIELSKQNLLNINFKKE; the protein is encoded by the exons ATGGAAGAGCCGAGGAGGCCTCGATTCTTCAAGGTCCTCGTTGTCGACTTCGCGCGACGAATA GAGATACCTCAAGGCTTCCTCTGCCATTTTCCAGAGGGGAGAGACAGGAAGCCCGGCACCACAGCGGTGGCGTCTGCTAAAGTCGTCCTCACCAATGCCGAGGGTAGTAGTATCTGGCCGGTTGCGCTAGAGTCGACCGACGGCCGCGTGTTTCTCACCACGGGGTGGCCAAAGTTCGTGGAGGACAACCGTTTGGGGAAGGGCGAGATCCTTATCTTCAAGTACCACGGGAGAATGCGTTTCGTGGTCTCGATTTTTGGCGTGGATGCCGTCGAGAAGGCAGGTCGCTGGTCTGCAAGGAGTGGCGCCCAGGCCGCGGAGAAG ACAGGTACCATGCAACGAAACACTAAAGGGGATGAACACATTTCATCCCAGGGCACAGCTGGTTTCCTTGACTCACATGAAGTAGTTTGCTCCAAAGATTACTTGGAGACGTACTTGTCAGAGGAGACAATGGAGGATGATAAGGCTAAAGCAGTAGCGGAAGTAATGAAGACTTTGCGTGTTGACAAATTGACAGTAGACTTATTCTGTGCTATACTCTGTTTGTGTGAATGGAAAGTCGAGGCAGCTGCAGAATATTTTAATTTTTGTAGGGGCAAACCACAAATCCCGGAAAAATCTCTGAAGCAGAAATTTGTTTTTCAGTGTAAGTTTTTTTATTACTTCGTGGTCTTTCATTTTTGCATTGTAACACGGCTATCCTGTTTGTCTCCAGTTGACTTTGTAAAGGGACAACTACAACGCTTCTTCCCTGAAGATTATGATTCTGAGAAAATCAAGAAGAACAATATTGAGTCACCTAATTTGTCTGATCAACCACTACAACGTGACCTTATAGTGGCGCCGGTGAAACGAAGGCTAGTTGATGAATTTAAATCTTGTGACTTGTCTCACCGACAGAAGAGAAAAGTTAAGTTGCAGGGAAACTCACTGCAAACTCAGACACCAAGAAGATCACCACGATTGGTAAACGTGAACAATACTTGTAATAAGAACAAAAAAGTGTCGAAAGGAAGAGCCAAAGTGCTGAAAACACCACCAGATGCAACAGATCAGGTGAAGGATAGAGCACATAAATCATGTTTGCTTGATGAGAAACTAGATAATGCCTTGAAAGCTGTTCATGAAGAAGCGACAG GTTCCTTATCTCAGGATCTCAGGAAACTGGATTCCCCACGGTGTGAGGTTGGCTTAAGTAAAGAGCATGGACATGATCAAGGAGATACTGGAAAAATGTTGGATGAAGTCAGTGATGTAGAAAACAGTAAAGAACATGTGGGAAGCGATGCTATGGGGAATTCTGAATCATATATGAGTACATACTGTGTAGAGCCATTGCCAACCAACTCTAGGTTGACAGCATATTCAAGAATAAATGAGCTATCATTTACATGGAAGCACTCACAACATGCCAGTTCCCTTGAGAAAGTTTTACTTGACATTCAAAGAGATAACTTCGTGAACACCATTGCACGCATCCAGAAAATCGTCCGGGATGATCCTTCAGATGTGCTTAGTGCAGATGTAATTGAAGCCACTGTACAGATAGAAATTCTTAAATGGGGTTTATGCCTTCAGGACAAGTGCGCCCACAAGATAGTAAATACAATGTTGGATTATGCTAAAAAGGTCAAGGGGAGACACAATTTCAATACTGAGATGAGGAAGGAAGAGTTCTCTGCAAAGCTGCAGGATCTCCTGAAGTGGCAGCTTAAAGAACTAGAATTTAAATACACTTCCTTGGAATCagattacaagaaagcaatggctgATGCTAGCAATTTTTTCTCGACATTTGAAGAGCACAGGAAAAAGTTGCATGCCATTAAGGACGGTATCAAGGACCTGCAGCAGGCCTGTATGACTAAGGACGATGAAATGCAAAAATTGGCACTTCAAGTCGCTGAGCATGCGACCGCATATCAGAAGTCTATAATGGAAAAGGTTAGGGTCAAGATGGCTCTGAAGAGCCATGAGCAGACTCTTGGTTACATAAAAGAGCAGCTAGCCTCTGCGGAATCTGGATCAATTGATGTAGGGGCATTGGTTAAGATAGAGATGGATAATATGAGTAGGGagattgaactctccaagcaaaaTCTTCTAAATATCAACTTCAAGAAAGAGTAA
- the LOC103636243 gene encoding B3 domain-containing protein Os03g0120900 isoform X2, whose protein sequence is MEEPRRPRFFKVLVVDFARRIEIPQGFLCHFPEGRDRKPGTTAVASAKVVLTNAEGSSIWPVALESTDGRVFLTTGWPKFVEDNRLGKGEILIFKYHGRMRFVVSIFGVDAVEKAGRWSARSGAQAAEKTGTMQRNTKGDEHISSQGTAGFLDSHEVVCSKDYLETYLSEETMEDDKAKAVAEVMKTLRVDKLTVDLFCAILCLCEWKVEAAAEYFNFCRGKPQIPEKSLKQKFVFQFDFVKGQLQRFFPEDYDSEKIKKNNIESPNLSDQPLQRDLIVAPVKRRLVDEFKSCDLSHRQKRKVKLQGNSLQTQTPRRSPRLVNVNNTCNKNKKVSKGRAKVLKTPPDATDQVKDRAHKSCLLDEKLDNALKAVHEEATGSLSQDLRKLDSPRCEVGLSKEHGHDQGDTGKMLDEVSDVENSKEHVGSDAMGNSESYMSTYCVEPLPTNSRLTAYSRINELSFTWKHSQHASSLEKVLLDIQRDNFVNTIARIQKIVRDDPSDVLSADVIEATVQIEILKWGLCLQDKCAHKIVNTMLDYAKKVKGRHNFNTEMRKEEFSAKLQDLLKWQLKELEFKYTSLESDYKKAMADASNFFSTFEEHRKKLHAIKDGIKDLQQACMTKDDEMQKLALQVAEHATAYQKSIMEKVRVKMALKSHEQTLGYIKEQLASAESGSIDVGALVKIEMDNMSREIELSKQNLLNINFKKE, encoded by the exons ATGGAAGAGCCGAGGAGGCCTCGATTCTTCAAGGTCCTCGTTGTCGACTTCGCGCGACGAATA GAGATACCTCAAGGCTTCCTCTGCCATTTTCCAGAGGGGAGAGACAGGAAGCCCGGCACCACAGCGGTGGCGTCTGCTAAAGTCGTCCTCACCAATGCCGAGGGTAGTAGTATCTGGCCGGTTGCGCTAGAGTCGACCGACGGCCGCGTGTTTCTCACCACGGGGTGGCCAAAGTTCGTGGAGGACAACCGTTTGGGGAAGGGCGAGATCCTTATCTTCAAGTACCACGGGAGAATGCGTTTCGTGGTCTCGATTTTTGGCGTGGATGCCGTCGAGAAGGCAGGTCGCTGGTCTGCAAGGAGTGGCGCCCAGGCCGCGGAGAAG ACAGGTACCATGCAACGAAACACTAAAGGGGATGAACACATTTCATCCCAGGGCACAGCTGGTTTCCTTGACTCACATGAAGTAGTTTGCTCCAAAGATTACTTGGAGACGTACTTGTCAGAGGAGACAATGGAGGATGATAAGGCTAAAGCAGTAGCGGAAGTAATGAAGACTTTGCGTGTTGACAAATTGACAGTAGACTTATTCTGTGCTATACTCTGTTTGTGTGAATGGAAAGTCGAGGCAGCTGCAGAATATTTTAATTTTTGTAGGGGCAAACCACAAATCCCGGAAAAATCTCTGAAGCAGAAATTTGTTTTTCAGT TTGACTTTGTAAAGGGACAACTACAACGCTTCTTCCCTGAAGATTATGATTCTGAGAAAATCAAGAAGAACAATATTGAGTCACCTAATTTGTCTGATCAACCACTACAACGTGACCTTATAGTGGCGCCGGTGAAACGAAGGCTAGTTGATGAATTTAAATCTTGTGACTTGTCTCACCGACAGAAGAGAAAAGTTAAGTTGCAGGGAAACTCACTGCAAACTCAGACACCAAGAAGATCACCACGATTGGTAAACGTGAACAATACTTGTAATAAGAACAAAAAAGTGTCGAAAGGAAGAGCCAAAGTGCTGAAAACACCACCAGATGCAACAGATCAGGTGAAGGATAGAGCACATAAATCATGTTTGCTTGATGAGAAACTAGATAATGCCTTGAAAGCTGTTCATGAAGAAGCGACAG GTTCCTTATCTCAGGATCTCAGGAAACTGGATTCCCCACGGTGTGAGGTTGGCTTAAGTAAAGAGCATGGACATGATCAAGGAGATACTGGAAAAATGTTGGATGAAGTCAGTGATGTAGAAAACAGTAAAGAACATGTGGGAAGCGATGCTATGGGGAATTCTGAATCATATATGAGTACATACTGTGTAGAGCCATTGCCAACCAACTCTAGGTTGACAGCATATTCAAGAATAAATGAGCTATCATTTACATGGAAGCACTCACAACATGCCAGTTCCCTTGAGAAAGTTTTACTTGACATTCAAAGAGATAACTTCGTGAACACCATTGCACGCATCCAGAAAATCGTCCGGGATGATCCTTCAGATGTGCTTAGTGCAGATGTAATTGAAGCCACTGTACAGATAGAAATTCTTAAATGGGGTTTATGCCTTCAGGACAAGTGCGCCCACAAGATAGTAAATACAATGTTGGATTATGCTAAAAAGGTCAAGGGGAGACACAATTTCAATACTGAGATGAGGAAGGAAGAGTTCTCTGCAAAGCTGCAGGATCTCCTGAAGTGGCAGCTTAAAGAACTAGAATTTAAATACACTTCCTTGGAATCagattacaagaaagcaatggctgATGCTAGCAATTTTTTCTCGACATTTGAAGAGCACAGGAAAAAGTTGCATGCCATTAAGGACGGTATCAAGGACCTGCAGCAGGCCTGTATGACTAAGGACGATGAAATGCAAAAATTGGCACTTCAAGTCGCTGAGCATGCGACCGCATATCAGAAGTCTATAATGGAAAAGGTTAGGGTCAAGATGGCTCTGAAGAGCCATGAGCAGACTCTTGGTTACATAAAAGAGCAGCTAGCCTCTGCGGAATCTGGATCAATTGATGTAGGGGCATTGGTTAAGATAGAGATGGATAATATGAGTAGGGagattgaactctccaagcaaaaTCTTCTAAATATCAACTTCAAGAAAGAGTAA
- the LOC103636243 gene encoding B3 domain-containing protein Os03g0120900 isoform X4, translating into MQRNTKGDEHISSQGTAGFLDSHEVVCSKDYLETYLSEETMEDDKAKAVAEVMKTLRVDKLTVDLFCAILCLCEWKVEAAAEYFNFCRGKPQIPEKSLKQKFVFQFDFVKGQLQRFFPEDYDSEKIKKNNIESPNLSDQPLQRDLIVAPVKRRLVDEFKSCDLSHRQKRKVKLQGNSLQTQTPRRSPRLVNVNNTCNKNKKVSKGRAKVLKTPPDATDQVKDRAHKSCLLDEKLDNALKAVHEEATGSLSQDLRKLDSPRCEVGLSKEHGHDQGDTGKMLDEVSDVENSKEHVGSDAMGNSESYMSTYCVEPLPTNSRLTAYSRINELSFTWKHSQHASSLEKVLLDIQRDNFVNTIARIQKIVRDDPSDVLSADVIEATVQIEILKWGLCLQDKCAHKIVNTMLDYAKKVKGRHNFNTEMRKEEFSAKLQDLLKWQLKELEFKYTSLESDYKKAMADASNFFSTFEEHRKKLHAIKDGIKDLQQACMTKDDEMQKLALQVAEHATAYQKSIMEKVRVKMALKSHEQTLGYIKEQLASAESGSIDVGALVKIEMDNMSREIELSKQNLLNINFKKE; encoded by the exons ATGCAACGAAACACTAAAGGGGATGAACACATTTCATCCCAGGGCACAGCTGGTTTCCTTGACTCACATGAAGTAGTTTGCTCCAAAGATTACTTGGAGACGTACTTGTCAGAGGAGACAATGGAGGATGATAAGGCTAAAGCAGTAGCGGAAGTAATGAAGACTTTGCGTGTTGACAAATTGACAGTAGACTTATTCTGTGCTATACTCTGTTTGTGTGAATGGAAAGTCGAGGCAGCTGCAGAATATTTTAATTTTTGTAGGGGCAAACCACAAATCCCGGAAAAATCTCTGAAGCAGAAATTTGTTTTTCAGT TTGACTTTGTAAAGGGACAACTACAACGCTTCTTCCCTGAAGATTATGATTCTGAGAAAATCAAGAAGAACAATATTGAGTCACCTAATTTGTCTGATCAACCACTACAACGTGACCTTATAGTGGCGCCGGTGAAACGAAGGCTAGTTGATGAATTTAAATCTTGTGACTTGTCTCACCGACAGAAGAGAAAAGTTAAGTTGCAGGGAAACTCACTGCAAACTCAGACACCAAGAAGATCACCACGATTGGTAAACGTGAACAATACTTGTAATAAGAACAAAAAAGTGTCGAAAGGAAGAGCCAAAGTGCTGAAAACACCACCAGATGCAACAGATCAGGTGAAGGATAGAGCACATAAATCATGTTTGCTTGATGAGAAACTAGATAATGCCTTGAAAGCTGTTCATGAAGAAGCGACAG GTTCCTTATCTCAGGATCTCAGGAAACTGGATTCCCCACGGTGTGAGGTTGGCTTAAGTAAAGAGCATGGACATGATCAAGGAGATACTGGAAAAATGTTGGATGAAGTCAGTGATGTAGAAAACAGTAAAGAACATGTGGGAAGCGATGCTATGGGGAATTCTGAATCATATATGAGTACATACTGTGTAGAGCCATTGCCAACCAACTCTAGGTTGACAGCATATTCAAGAATAAATGAGCTATCATTTACATGGAAGCACTCACAACATGCCAGTTCCCTTGAGAAAGTTTTACTTGACATTCAAAGAGATAACTTCGTGAACACCATTGCACGCATCCAGAAAATCGTCCGGGATGATCCTTCAGATGTGCTTAGTGCAGATGTAATTGAAGCCACTGTACAGATAGAAATTCTTAAATGGGGTTTATGCCTTCAGGACAAGTGCGCCCACAAGATAGTAAATACAATGTTGGATTATGCTAAAAAGGTCAAGGGGAGACACAATTTCAATACTGAGATGAGGAAGGAAGAGTTCTCTGCAAAGCTGCAGGATCTCCTGAAGTGGCAGCTTAAAGAACTAGAATTTAAATACACTTCCTTGGAATCagattacaagaaagcaatggctgATGCTAGCAATTTTTTCTCGACATTTGAAGAGCACAGGAAAAAGTTGCATGCCATTAAGGACGGTATCAAGGACCTGCAGCAGGCCTGTATGACTAAGGACGATGAAATGCAAAAATTGGCACTTCAAGTCGCTGAGCATGCGACCGCATATCAGAAGTCTATAATGGAAAAGGTTAGGGTCAAGATGGCTCTGAAGAGCCATGAGCAGACTCTTGGTTACATAAAAGAGCAGCTAGCCTCTGCGGAATCTGGATCAATTGATGTAGGGGCATTGGTTAAGATAGAGATGGATAATATGAGTAGGGagattgaactctccaagcaaaaTCTTCTAAATATCAACTTCAAGAAAGAGTAA
- the LOC103636243 gene encoding B3 domain-containing protein Os03g0120900 isoform X3, translating into MQRNTKGDEHISSQGTAGFLDSHEVVCSKDYLETYLSEETMEDDKAKAVAEVMKTLRVDKLTVDLFCAILCLCEWKVEAAAEYFNFCRGKPQIPEKSLKQKFVFQCKFFYYFVVFHFCIVTRLSCLSPVDFVKGQLQRFFPEDYDSEKIKKNNIESPNLSDQPLQRDLIVAPVKRRLVDEFKSCDLSHRQKRKVKLQGNSLQTQTPRRSPRLVNVNNTCNKNKKVSKGRAKVLKTPPDATDQVKDRAHKSCLLDEKLDNALKAVHEEATGSLSQDLRKLDSPRCEVGLSKEHGHDQGDTGKMLDEVSDVENSKEHVGSDAMGNSESYMSTYCVEPLPTNSRLTAYSRINELSFTWKHSQHASSLEKVLLDIQRDNFVNTIARIQKIVRDDPSDVLSADVIEATVQIEILKWGLCLQDKCAHKIVNTMLDYAKKVKGRHNFNTEMRKEEFSAKLQDLLKWQLKELEFKYTSLESDYKKAMADASNFFSTFEEHRKKLHAIKDGIKDLQQACMTKDDEMQKLALQVAEHATAYQKSIMEKVRVKMALKSHEQTLGYIKEQLASAESGSIDVGALVKIEMDNMSREIELSKQNLLNINFKKE; encoded by the exons ATGCAACGAAACACTAAAGGGGATGAACACATTTCATCCCAGGGCACAGCTGGTTTCCTTGACTCACATGAAGTAGTTTGCTCCAAAGATTACTTGGAGACGTACTTGTCAGAGGAGACAATGGAGGATGATAAGGCTAAAGCAGTAGCGGAAGTAATGAAGACTTTGCGTGTTGACAAATTGACAGTAGACTTATTCTGTGCTATACTCTGTTTGTGTGAATGGAAAGTCGAGGCAGCTGCAGAATATTTTAATTTTTGTAGGGGCAAACCACAAATCCCGGAAAAATCTCTGAAGCAGAAATTTGTTTTTCAGTGTAAGTTTTTTTATTACTTCGTGGTCTTTCATTTTTGCATTGTAACACGGCTATCCTGTTTGTCTCCAGTTGACTTTGTAAAGGGACAACTACAACGCTTCTTCCCTGAAGATTATGATTCTGAGAAAATCAAGAAGAACAATATTGAGTCACCTAATTTGTCTGATCAACCACTACAACGTGACCTTATAGTGGCGCCGGTGAAACGAAGGCTAGTTGATGAATTTAAATCTTGTGACTTGTCTCACCGACAGAAGAGAAAAGTTAAGTTGCAGGGAAACTCACTGCAAACTCAGACACCAAGAAGATCACCACGATTGGTAAACGTGAACAATACTTGTAATAAGAACAAAAAAGTGTCGAAAGGAAGAGCCAAAGTGCTGAAAACACCACCAGATGCAACAGATCAGGTGAAGGATAGAGCACATAAATCATGTTTGCTTGATGAGAAACTAGATAATGCCTTGAAAGCTGTTCATGAAGAAGCGACAG GTTCCTTATCTCAGGATCTCAGGAAACTGGATTCCCCACGGTGTGAGGTTGGCTTAAGTAAAGAGCATGGACATGATCAAGGAGATACTGGAAAAATGTTGGATGAAGTCAGTGATGTAGAAAACAGTAAAGAACATGTGGGAAGCGATGCTATGGGGAATTCTGAATCATATATGAGTACATACTGTGTAGAGCCATTGCCAACCAACTCTAGGTTGACAGCATATTCAAGAATAAATGAGCTATCATTTACATGGAAGCACTCACAACATGCCAGTTCCCTTGAGAAAGTTTTACTTGACATTCAAAGAGATAACTTCGTGAACACCATTGCACGCATCCAGAAAATCGTCCGGGATGATCCTTCAGATGTGCTTAGTGCAGATGTAATTGAAGCCACTGTACAGATAGAAATTCTTAAATGGGGTTTATGCCTTCAGGACAAGTGCGCCCACAAGATAGTAAATACAATGTTGGATTATGCTAAAAAGGTCAAGGGGAGACACAATTTCAATACTGAGATGAGGAAGGAAGAGTTCTCTGCAAAGCTGCAGGATCTCCTGAAGTGGCAGCTTAAAGAACTAGAATTTAAATACACTTCCTTGGAATCagattacaagaaagcaatggctgATGCTAGCAATTTTTTCTCGACATTTGAAGAGCACAGGAAAAAGTTGCATGCCATTAAGGACGGTATCAAGGACCTGCAGCAGGCCTGTATGACTAAGGACGATGAAATGCAAAAATTGGCACTTCAAGTCGCTGAGCATGCGACCGCATATCAGAAGTCTATAATGGAAAAGGTTAGGGTCAAGATGGCTCTGAAGAGCCATGAGCAGACTCTTGGTTACATAAAAGAGCAGCTAGCCTCTGCGGAATCTGGATCAATTGATGTAGGGGCATTGGTTAAGATAGAGATGGATAATATGAGTAGGGagattgaactctccaagcaaaaTCTTCTAAATATCAACTTCAAGAAAGAGTAA